The DNA window AGGTGGAGCCGGTTCTTGGTCGTGCGCAGCTCGGGCACCTTCTGGAGGTACAGCGCCGGGCCGGCGCCGGACGGGTCGATCAGGCGGACGCTGGCGTCGTCCTTGGCGTCGACGTCGTAACCGGTGATCGCCTGCCAGAAGGCCGTCATGTCCTCCAGGTAGTTGACGTCGATCACCACGTTGCGG is part of the Acidimicrobiales bacterium genome and encodes:
- a CDS encoding VOC family protein, encoding MPFPVRNVVIDVNYLEDMTAFWQAITGYDVDAKDDASVRLIDPSGAGPALYLQKVPELRTTKNRLHL